The sequence gttcctccctccccccggcctcccctccGCCCCCTTCGCCCCGTCCCTCGCCGccctccccccgtccccccggcctcccctccTCGCCCGGCGCCCGGCCTCGCCGCCGGCCTCCTCGCCGCCGGCCAAGGCCCGGAGTTGGAGGAGGCGGGTGAGGAGGAAGCGGCGCTCGTCGCGCGCCCGCAGGCACTTGGCCTCCAGCCTCGCCACCTCGTCGCACAGCGCCCCGTTCTCGAAGACCAgcgcccgcgccgcccgccgcagCCGGCTGTACTTGAGGCGGTAGCGCTCGGCCGGCCGCGCCCGCGGGGCCTTCGGCatcctgggggtgggggggggaaatcgGGAAGGGGTTAATTAGGCCGCTAATTGATCGATGGGAtcatggcgggggggggggggggggggggcgcggcgaaGGGctgggggcgcggcgggggagGGTGCGGCGCTGGGTGGGGTTCCAGCGGGTTGGAGGAGAAGTTGCAAGAGGTTGCGAGGGGTTGGAGGAGTCATTGCAAGGGGTTACAGTGGGTTGTAGGAGTAGTTGCAAAAGGTTACAATGGGTTGTAGGATTAATTGCAAGAGGTTGGAAGGGTAAATGTGGTTGCGATGGGTTGTAGGAGTAGTTGCAAGAGGTTACAATGGGTTGTAGGAGTAGTTGCAAGAGGTTACAATGGGTGGTAGGATTAATTGCAAGAGGTTGCAAGGGTAAATGAGGATGTGATGGGTTGTAGGAGTAGTTGCAAGAGGTTGCAAGGGTAAATGAGGATGCGATGGGTTGTAGGAGTAGTTGCAAGAGGTTACAATGGGTTGGTGGAGTAGTTGCAAGAGGTTACAGTGGATTGGAGGAGTTGTTGCAACAGTTTGCAAGGGTAAATGAGGATGCGATGGGTTGTAGGAGTAGTTGCAAGAGGTTACAATGGGTTGTAGGAGTAGTTGCAAGAGGTTACAATGGATTGGAGGAGTCGTTGCAATGGGTTACAAGGGTAAATGTGGTTGCGATGGGTTGTAGGAGTAGTTGCAAGAGGTTACAATGCATTGTAGGAGTAGCTGCAACGGGTTGCAAGGGTAAATGTGGTTGTGATGGGTTGTAGGAGTAGTTGCAAGAGGCTACAATGGGTTGGAGGAGTTGTTGCAACGGGTTGCAATGGTAAGTGTGGTTACAGTGGGTTGTAAGAGCAATTGCAAGAGGTTGCAAGGCTACATGAGGTTGCAATGGGTTGTAGGATTAATTACAAGAGGTTGCAAGGGTAAATGAGGTTACAATGGGTTGTAGGAGTAGTTGCAACAGGTTGCAAGGCTGAATGATGATGTGATAGGCTGTAGGAGTAGTTGCAAGAGGTTGCAAGGCTAAGCGTGGTTGCAACGGGTTGCAGGAGTAATCACAATTAGTGCAAAGGACTGTAATTAATGCAATGAGCTGCTCTTGATGTGATGACTCCCAATTAGTGCAAGGAATTGCAATTAACGCAACGAATTGTAAGGAATGCAATGCATTGTAATTAATGCAATGCGTTGTAATTAATGCAACTAATTGTAATTAATGCAACAAGTTGTAATTAGTGCAATGAATTGCAATTAGTGCAACGAGCAGCATTGCTTCCAGGCAGTGCAATTAGTTACAATCAGTGCAAGGGCTTGCAATTAGTGCAGTGCTTTGCAATTAGCACGCTGCTTTGCAATTAGTGCAAGGCCTTGCAATTAATGCAACCCTTTGCAATGAATGCAACCCTTTGCAAACCATGCAAGGCTTTGCAATTAGTGCAAGGCCTTGCAATTAGTGCAAAGCTTTGCAAACCATGCAAGGCTTAGCAATTAGTGCAAAGCTTTGCAATTAATGCAACCCTTTGCAATTAATGCAACCCTTTGCAATCCATGTAAGGCTTTGCAATTAGTGCAAGGCTTTGCAATTAGCACACTGTTGCAATTAGTGCAAGGCCTTGCAATTAGTGCAACCCTTTGCAAACCGTGCAAGGCTTAGCAATTAGAGCAAGGCCTTGCAATTAGTGCAACCCTTTGCAAATCGTGCAAGGCTTAGCAATTAGTGCAAGGCCTTGCAATTAGTGCAAAGCTTTGCAATTAGCACACTGCTTTGCAATTAGTGCAAGGCCTTGCAATTAATGCAACCCTTTGCAATTAGCGCAACACTTTGCAAACTGTGCAAGGCTTTGCAATTAGCACAAGGCCTTGCAATTAATGCAACCCTTTGCAATTAGCGCAACACTTTGCAAACTGTGCAAGGCTTTGCAATTAGCACAAGGCCTTGCAATTAATGCAACCCTTTGCAAGTAGTGCAAGGCGTTGCAAACCGTGCAAGGCTTTGCAATTAGCAGAACACTTTGCAATTATTCGTGCAATGCTTTGCAATTAGTGCAATGCCTTTTAATTAGCACACTGCATTGCAATTAGTGCAAGGCCTTGCAATTAATGCAACCCATTGCAATTAGTGCAACCCTTTGCAAACCATGCAAGGCTTTGCAATTAGCGCAATGCCTTGCAATTAATGCAAGTAGTGCAAGGCTTTGCAAACCGTGCAAGGCTTTGCAATTAGCAGAACGCTTTGCAATTATTCGTGCAATGCTTTGCAATTAGTGCAACGCCTTGCAATTAGCACAGTGCTTTGCAATTAGTGCAAGGCCTTGCAATTAGTGCAAGGCTTTGCAATTAGCAGAGCGCTTTGCAACCCTTCGTGCAATGCTTTGCAACTAGTGCAATGCTGTGCAATTAGCGCAGGGCTTTGCAATTAGTGCAAGGCCTTGCAATTAATGCAACCCTTTGCAATTAGTGCAAGCCTTTGCAATTAGTGCAAGCCTTTGCAATTAGCGCAACCCTTTGCAAACCGTGCAAGGCGTTGCAATTAACGCTGCGCCTTGCAATGAAGGCAACCCTTTGCAATTAGCGCGAGGCCTTTTAATTAGCGCAAGGCCTCGCAATTAGCCGTGCACCAcccccgcgacccccccccccttccccctcccccgccccgcgcccccccctccccgcactCACCCGGcgccgggaggaggaggaggaggaggaagaggaagtgtGGGGGAGGGGCCAGGAAGCGgaagaggaggggtgggggcggggcgggaggagggggaggggggaggaggaaggccgccgaggggcgggggggggggagggggggtgcgCCCCGAAAGGCGGCGGGCGGTGACGTCACGCGGCGGGGCGACCTCTGacctctcccctcccccacccccccggggcccctcCCCCTCGTGACCTTTGACCTGCCCGGTggcgggggtgggggaggggcggcGGACGAGGACAATGGAGGTGAGCCGGGGGGCGccgagaaggggggggggggggggggggctgacgGTGACGtcatcccctccccccccgtgacgtcatgtcccccccccccatccaggTTGGGTCCCCTCCGGTCCCCAAGGACGGCGGCGATGACGGCGGCGATGACGGCGTGGCCACCAGGtgggggaggggacgggggggggcgtgggggggggggggaggggcactAAAACGGGTGggggagggacatggggacagggggacacggccttggtgtccccagggtgaTGTCGCCGCGGCCCGCGGCCTCCCTTGCCCCAAAACCGACGTCCCCTCGATGATGTCCCCAAGTTGACGTCCCCCAACGTcacctccccccaccccataacgcCCCTCGCCCCATGACCGACGTCCCCAAGACCGACGTCCCCAAGATGATGTCCCCCAACGTCACCTCCCCCATGTCCCATGGCCTCCCTTACCCCAAGACCAACGTCCCCTTGATGATGTCCCCAAAATGATGTCCCCAAGTTGACGTCCCCCCACCCCGTAACCTCCCTAGTCCCAAGACCGACGTCCCCAAGATCGATGTCCCCGAGATGATGTCCCCAAATTGaggtccccccaccccgtgaCCTCCCTTACCCCAAAACCGACGTCCCCTTGATGACGTCCCCAAGTTGACGTCCCCCAACGTcacctcccccccaccccagaaCCTCCCTAACCCCAAGACCGACGTCCCCAAGATGATGTCCCCAAGTTgacgtccccatgtcccatggCCTCCCTTACCCCAAGACCAACGTCCCCAAGACCGATGTCCCCAAGATGATGTCCCCCAACGTCACCTCCCCCATGTCCCATGACCTCCCTTACCCCAAGACCAACGTCCCCTTGATGATGTCCCCAAAATGATGTCCCCAAGTTGATGTCCCCAAGttgatgtccccatgtcccatggCCTCCCTTACCCCAAAACCGATGACCCCAAGACCAACGTCCCCATGATGCCGCCCCCAACTTGACGTCCCCCAGCGTcacctcccccccaccccataacctcCCTCGCCCCAAGACCGACGTCCCCGACATGACGTCCCCAAGTCCGACGTCCCCGAGATGATGTCCCCAAGTcgtcctccccccaccccacaacctccctccccccccaaaagcgccccctccccccactgGGTGTCCCCCCACCCAaccccctcctcctccaccccacaGCTCCCCGCCGCCGATCGGCGCCCCGCAGCCgaggccgccccctccccttgccGAAGAggacggggaggaggaggaggaggaggacgagggcGAGGAGGAGGCCGAAGGCAGCGGCGAAgacctccccccccgcccctacCGCTGTGGCGAGTGCGGCAAGGCCTTCGCCCAGAGCTCCAACCTCCTGAAGCACCGGCGAGTGCACACGGGCGAGCGGCCCTACCGCTGCGGCGAGTGCGGCAAGGCCTTCGGCTGGAGCTCCTCCCTCCTGGAGCACCGCAAAGGCCACGCCGGCGCCAAGCCCCACGCCTGCGGCGAGTGCGGCAAGGCCTTCAGCCGCGGCTCCACCCTCCTGGAGCACCAACGCACCCACACTGGCGAGAAACCCTACCGGTGCGGGCAGTGCGGCGCCCGCTTCAGCCAGAGCTCCACCCTGGTCCACCACCGGCGCACCCACACCGGCGAGCGGCCCTACGGCTGCCCCGAGTGCGGGAGGGCCTTCGGGCGCAAGTCCACCTTGGCCACCCACCGGCGGACCCACACCGGCGAGCGGCCCTACGGGTGCGGCGAGTGCGGGCGCCGCTTCGCCGTCAGCTCCGACTTGGCCAAGCACCGGCGGGCCCGCGGCGGGCAGCGGTGCCGGGATTGCGGGCGGCAGTTCTGCCGGGCCTCGGCGTTGGCGGCGCACCGGGAGAAGGATCACGGcgggggtgaggggggtgggggtgggggcggTGGGGAGCctcggggcggcggggagcggtgCGGTGGTGGGGAACCTCGTGGTGGTGGTGAACCTCGTGGTGGTGGTGAACCTCATGGTGAACCTCATGGTGGTGGTGAACCTCATGGTGAACCTCAGGGTGATGGTGAACCTCACAGTCATGGGGAATGTCGTGGTGGACCTCATGGTCATGGGGAACCTCATGGTCATGGTGGACCTCATGGTCATGGTGAACCTCATGGTGATGGTGAACCTCATGGTCATGGTGAACGTCATGGTGGACCTCATGGTCATGGGGAACCTCGTGGTGATGGTGAACCTCATGGTCATGGGGAACGTCATGGTGGACCTCATGGTCATGGGGAACCTCGTGGTCATGGTGGACCTCATGGTCATGGTGAACCTCATGGTGATGGTGAACCTCATGGTCATGGGGAACGTCATGGTGGACCTCATGGTCATGGGGAACCTCGTGGTGATGGGGAGCCTCATGGTCAGTGTCATGGCGACGGAGAACCTCGTGGTGGTGGTGAACCTCGTGGTGAACCTCATGGTCACGGCGAACCTCATGGTGATGGTGAACCTCGTGGTGAACCTCATGGTCACGGTGAACCTCATGGTGAACCTCGTGGTGATGATGAACCTCACAGTGGTGGCGAAGGCCATGGCGACGGTGACCATCATGGCGGTGGTGGCTGTCACGGTGACGGCGCCCTTCGTGGCGGTGCCAAGCCTCCTGGTGACGCTAACACTCATGGTGACACCAAAACTCAAGGTGACACCAGACCCTGGGGTGACGCCAAACCCTGCGGTGACGCCAAACCCTGCGGTGACGCCAAACCCTGCGGTGACACCGAACCTGGTGACGCCGACCCTCCCGGCGCCGCTGCCGAGAGGCCGCACCGCTGCGAAGAGTGCGGCCAAGCCTTCCGCCACGCCGCCACCCTGCTCCTCCACCGGCAGACCCACGCCGgctccttctcctgcccccTCTGCCCCGAGCGCTTCGAGGGCAGCGCCCAACTGGCCCGGCACCGGCGCCGGCGGCACGGCGCGGCGGCCAAACCCTACCGCTGCGAGGCCTGCGGCAAGTCCTACGCCCAACCGGCCGGCTTGCGGCACCACCAGCCCGAGCAACCCTTGGGTTGTCCCCACTGCGGCGCCTCCTTCTTCTGGAGCTGCCGGCTGGCCCGGCACCTCCGCgcctgccgcccgcccgccaAACCCTACAAGTGCCCCGAGTGCGGCAAAGCCTTCGGGCAGAGCTCCAAGCTCCTCCGCCACCAGGTGACCCACACCGGCGAGAAGCCCTACAAGTGCCCCGAGTGCGGCAAGATCTTCAGCCAGAGCTCCAACCTGGCCGAGCACCGGCGGACCCACGGCGCCGCCCGGCGCCACTTCTGCCCGCTCTGCGGCAAGGGCTTCGCCCTCGGGTCCTACCTGGCCAAGCACCGGCTGACCCACACCGGCGAGCGGCCCTACCGCTGCACCGAGTGCGGCAAGAGCTTCCGGCAGAGCTCCAACCTCATCCAGCACCAGCGCACCCACACTGGCGAGCGGCCCTACACTTGCGGGCTCTGCGGCAAGAGCTTCTGCCAAAACTCCCACCTGGCCAAGCACCGGCGCACCCACACCGGCGAGCGGCCCTACCGCTGCGGCGACTGCGGCAAGAGCTTCCGGCAGAGCGCCAACCTCCTGGAGCACCGGCACACCCACACCGGCGAGCGGCCCTACCGCTGCGGCCAGTGCGGGAAGACCTTCGGGTGGAGCTCGGCCTTCAGCAAGCACCAGCGCACCCACCTGGCGTGAGGACGGCGCCCGAACCGGCGCGGGACGAGGCCCTCGGCGTGGCCGAGGCCGTGGTTTCGGCCTGGGGAAACATCTCAAGAAGTTCCGGGTCCGTTATGGTGGCCCAAAGCCATGGTTTCGCCTTGAAGAACCATCTCATGATCTTCAAGGTGGCCCAGAGCCACGGTTTCGTCTTGGAGAACCATCTCAAGAACTTCAAGGTCCACCATGGTAGCCCAAAGTCATGGTTTTGTCTACGTTATGGTGGCCCAAAGTCATGGTTTTGTCTTGGAGAACCATCTCAAGACCTTCAAGGTGGCCCAAAGCCGTGGTTTCATCTTGTAGAACCGTCTCAAGAACTTCCAGGTCCATCACGGTGGCCCAAAGTCATGGTTTCATCTTGGAGAACCATCTCAAGACCTTCAAGGTGGCCCAAAGCCATGATTTCCTCTTGGAGAAACATCTCAAGAACTTCCAGGTCCATCACGGTGGCCCAAAGCCGTGGTTTTGTCTTGGAGAACCATCTCAAGAACTTCGAGGTCCATCAAGGTGGCCCAAGGCCATGGTTTCATCTCCGTTATGGTGGCCCAAAGCCATGGTTTCGTCTTGGAGAACCATCTCAGGACCTCCGAGGTCCATCATGGTGGCCCAAAGCCATGGCTTCGTCTTGGAGaaccccgtgtccccgtcccatccccatgtccccaagaccccatatcccggtgtccccatgtccccaagacGCCCCTGTCCCccttgtccccgtgtccccctgtcccccgtCCCCACCACCCCAATAAATCCTGGTGAACGCTGCTGCtctgggccatactgggagcactgggagggatttttgggggtgctgggagcactgggaggtgttggaggggcactgggagcactgggagggaggTTCGGGGGGTGATGGGAGGACTGGGGGTAGcttgggggttactgggggggggaactgggagcactgggaggggggggtttggggaacACTGGGGGATAgtgggagggatttgggggggtactgggaggtatTGGAGGGATagtgggagcactgggagggatttgaggggtactgggagcacGGGGAGGAGGTTTGGGAGGACTTTAAgtgttactgggagcactgggagggatttgaggggtactgggagcactgggaggtgTTGGAGGTGCACCGGGGGTGGCTTGGGGGtttactgggagcactgggagggatttcgggggtactgggagcacgGGAAGGAGGTTTGGGAGGGacactgggggttactgggagctctgggagggattttgggggtactgggagcactgggaagagGTTTGGGAGGGATTTTTGGGCttctgggagcactgggagggattTCAGGGGtactgggagcaactgggaggGATTTgaggggtactgggagcactgggaggaggTTTGGGAGAGACACTGGAGGGtattgggggcactgggaggaactgggaggtactgggagcactgggagggcgTTTTGGGGGAACACcagggggtactgggagggatctgtggggcactgggaggtattggagggatactgggagcactggggggaggtttggggggacactgggtgttactgggaggcactgggagggactgggaacactggggggggcattttgggggaacactggggggtactgggagggatttggggggcactgggaggtattggagggatactgggagcactgggaggaggtgtggggggatgctggggggtactgggaggcactgggaggcactgggaggcactgggagcccgGTGGCCTTCCCGTGTCCCCGGGAGCCTTTGCGGCAGGAAACGCCGCTCGCCCGCCACCATTGTCAGGGCCGGCAAAAAAAACGACCCCGTTTTGGGTGAAAAAACGCCCGGATTGGGGCCCACCGgtgccagggagctgctgcggCTCTCGTGAATCCGTCCCCGTCggatttggggtgaaaaagggcaaaaacGGGCCGATCGCTGGCGGCGAGCGGCTGGGGGAGTTAAGCGGCGCGTGGATTGCATTTTGGGGTGAGAAACGGGGAAAATGGGCCGATGGCTGCGGggagggcgggagggggggggctgaatGCTTACGGGagggcattttggggtgaaaaaaggGGAAATCGGGCTGTTGGTTTTCAGGTGGGGAGGCGCGGAATGAACTAAATGTGGGCATTGCGTTTTAGggtgaaaaaggaggaaaatgggCCGATTGCTGCtgagcaggcagggagaggaatTAACTGTTTGTGGGAGggcgttttggggtgaaaaagcaggaaattgGGCCGGTCGCTCTCAGGTAGAGGGGTGCAAAATTTACTAATTGTCAGGATtgtgttttggggtgaaaaaaggagaaatcgGGGTGACTGCTACAACGGGGTGGGGGTGCAAAATTAGGTAGTTTGGGGGATTGTATTTTTGTGTGAATaagggggaaaatgggaaaaaaatctgccgGGCATGCAGGATGGGGGGTTAGTTAACAGTGCGGATtgctttttggggtgaaaaaggaGGAATTTGGGCCCGTTGTTATAGGGTGGGGGGGTCTGTAAAATTAACTAATTGTGGGGATcgtgttttggggtgaaaaggggggaaaatgggACGATTGCTGCTGGGCCGGCAGGAGAGGGGTTAACCGCTGGTGGGAGGGACTTTTGGGttgaaaaaggaggaaattggGCCAACCGCTCCAGGGTAGGGGGGGGAGCAAAATTAACTCATTGTCGGGGTtctgttttggggtgaaaagaagggaaatcGGGATGATTGCtgcatggggcaggggggcaaaATTAACTAGTTTGGGGGGTCGAATTTCGGGGTGAAAAGGGGGGAAATCGGGCCGATTGCTTTCAGGAACTAAGGTGCGGGATTGATTCATCGCGTGGATTGCATTTTGGGGTAAAAAAGGGTGAAAATGGGCTGATTGCTTCAGGACATGGGGGATTAGGGTTTAAAAATGAGGGGGGGCTATTTTGGGGTAAAAAACAAGGGAAATGGGGTAACTTATTGTGGGTGTCAGGGGGGCCGAATTAATTAATTGTGAGGAttgtgttttggggggaaaaatgggagaaatgGGATAATTAgtcccggggtggggggagtgCAAAATTAACAAATCTGGAGGATtaggttttggggtgaaatagGGTGAAAACAGGTCAATTGCTCCTAAGCGTGGGGGTGCAAAATTAACTAATTTGGGGGTTatgttttggggtgaaaagggAGGAAATTGGGCTAAATGCTCTCAGTTGTAGGAGTGCAAAATTAACTAATTTTTGGGAttgttttttggggtgaaaaagggaggaaatggGGTGATGGCTGTCAGGAATGGGGGTGCGGAATTAATTGTGGGGATCGCATTTTAGGgtgaaaaagggggaaaatgggaCGATTGCTTTCAGGTGTAGGGGtgcaaaattaattaattttgggGATtgtgttttggggtgaaaagggAGGAAATTGGGCCAATTGCTTTCAGGTGTAGGGGTGCAAAATTAACTAATTTTTGGGATagttttttggggtgaaaaagggcaaaaatggGGTGATGGCTGTCAGGAATCAGGGTGCAGAATTAATTAATTGTGGGGATcgcattttggggtgaaaagggAGGAAATTGGGCCGATTGCTCTCAGGTGTAGGGGTGCAAAATTAACTAATTTGGGGGATtgtgttttggggtgaaaaagggcaaaaatggGGTGATGGCTCTCAGGAATCGGGGTGCgcaattaattaattttggGGATtgtgttttggggtgaaaaagggGGAAATTGAGCCAATTGCTGTCAGGTCTAAGGGTGCAAAATTAACTAATTTTTGGGATtgtgttttggggtgaaaagggaagaaattggGCCAATTGCTCTCAGGTGTAAGGGTGCAAAATTAACTAATTTTGGGGAttgttttttggggtgaaaaagggTAAAAATGGGGTGATGGCTCTCAGGAATCGGGGTGCGGAATTAATTAATTGTGGGGATTGCCTTTTGGgttgaaaagggaagaaattggGCCAATGGCTCTCGGATGTAGGGGTgcaaaaataactgatttttggGATtgctttttggggtgaaaaagggcaaaaatggGGTGATGGCTCTCAGGAATCGGGGTGCAGAATTAATTCATTGTGGGGATTgtattttggggtgaaaagggaagaaactgGGCCAATTGCTCTCAGGTGTAGGggtgcaaaattaatttttgggATcgtgttttggggtgaaaacGGAGGAAATTGGGCCAATTGCTTTCAGGTGTAGGGGtgcaaaattaattaattttgggGATtgtgttttggggtgaaaagggAGGAAATTGGGCTAAATGCTCTCAGTTGTAGGAGTGCAAAATTAACTAATTTGGTGGATTGTCTTTTGGGgtgaaaagagaggaaattgGGCCAATTGCTCTTAGGTGTAAGGGTGCAAAATTAACTAATTTTTGGGATTGTcttttggggtgaaaaagggggaaaacGGGACGATTGCTCTCAGGTGTAGGGGTGCAAAATTAATGAATTTGTGGGGTTACATTTTGGgatgaaaaaaggcaaaaaccaaAGGAGGCTTTTTCGGGGCGAGAGCAGGAGGTTTGGCGCCCGTAACGCGCCCCAGACgaaggggattttggggcaaAAACGGACCGATTTggggtaaaataaaaaagcaaaaaaagggcttttttttttttttctcatttttgcccttttttgcCCCGTTTCGGCAGGCGCCGCCATGGAGGCCGGGGGTCCCCGGCGGGACGGGGCCGTCCCCAGCGAGCCCCGCGGCGCAGGTGAGGacgcggggcgcggggagctcCTCGGGGACGGGGGGTTTTTGGGGCAAAAAGGTgggaatttggggaaaaaaaacacaaaaaggggTGGTCTTCTGCTGGGAGTGGCCCTTCGTGGTCACGGGTGGCCACCAGGAGATGTTCTCCGTGGAGGAACGTCTCGACGTCGTCATGGGTGACCACCAGGAGATGTTCTCCGTGGAGGAACATCTCGACGTGGTCATGGGTGACCACCAGGAGACGTTCTCCATGGAGAACATCTCCACATGGTTGGTTGATGACCCGCCAAGACGTTCTCCGTGGAGGAACCTCTCTACATGGCCATACCTTGACCTCCTATGAGATGTTCCTCCATGGAGAACACCTCTACATGGTCACACGATGACCCACCAGACGTTCTCCATGGAGGAACATCTCTACGTGGCCATACCTTGACCTCCTATGAGATGTTCCTCCATGGAGAACATCTCCACATGGTTGGTTGATGATCCACCAAGACGTTCTCTGTGGAGGAACATCTCTACATGGCCATACCTTGACCTCCTATGAGATGTTCCTCCACGGAGAACATCTCCACATGGTTGTTTGATGACCCACCAAGACGTTCTCCATGGAGGAACATCTCTACATGGCCATATGTTGACCTCCTATGAGATGTTCCTCCATGGAGAACATCTCCACATGGTTGGTTGATGACCCACCAAGATGTTCTCCGTGGAGGAACATCTCTACGTGTCCATACGCTGACCTACCATGAGATGTTCCTCCACGGAGAACATCTCCACATGGTTGGTTGATGACCCACCAAGATGTTCTCGGTGGAGGAACATCTCTACACGGCCATATGTTGACCTCCTATGAGATGTTCCTCCATGGAGAACATCTCCACATGGTTGTTTGATGACCCACCAGACGTTCTCCATGGAGGAACATCTCTACATGGCCATACCTTGACCTCCTAT comes from Anser cygnoides isolate HZ-2024a breed goose chromosome 28, Taihu_goose_T2T_genome, whole genome shotgun sequence and encodes:
- the LOC106029474 gene encoding zinc finger protein 665-like isoform X1 — encoded protein: MEVGSPPVPKDGGDDGGDDGVATSSPPPIGAPQPRPPPPLAEEDGEEEEEEDEGEEEAEGSGEDLPPRPYRCGECGKAFAQSSNLLKHRRVHTGERPYRCGECGKAFGWSSSLLEHRKGHAGAKPHACGECGKAFSRGSTLLEHQRTHTGEKPYRCGQCGARFSQSSTLVHHRRTHTGERPYGCPECGRAFGRKSTLATHRRTHTGERPYGCGECGRRFAVSSDLAKHRRARGGQRCRDCGRQFCRASALAAHREKDHGGGEGGGGGGGGEPRGGGERCGGGEPRGGGEPRGGGEPHGEPHGGGEPHGEPQGDGEPHSHGECRGGPHGHGEPHGHGGPHGHGEPHGDGEPHGHGERHGGPHGHGEPRGDGEPHGHGERHGGPHGHGEPHGDGEPHGHGERHGGPHGHGEPRGDGEPHGQCHGDGEPRGGGEPRGEPHGHGEPHGDGEPRGEPHGHGEPHGEPRGDDEPHSGGEGHGDGDHHGGGGCHGDGALRGGAKPPGDANTHGDTKTQGDTRPWGDAKPCGDAKPCGDAKPCGDTEPGDADPPGAAAERPHRCEECGQAFRHAATLLLHRQTHAGSFSCPLCPERFEGSAQLARHRRRRHGAAAKPYRCEACGKSYAQPAGLRHHQPEQPLGCPHCGASFFWSCRLARHLRACRPPAKPYKCPECGKAFGQSSKLLRHQVTHTGEKPYKCPECGKIFSQSSNLAEHRRTHGAARRHFCPLCGKGFALGSYLAKHRLTHTGERPYRCTECGKSFRQSSNLIQHQRTHTGERPYTCGLCGKSFCQNSHLAKHRRTHTGERPYRCGDCGKSFRQSANLLEHRHTHTGERPYRCGQCGKTFGWSSAFSKHQRTHLA
- the LOC106029474 gene encoding zinc finger protein 721-like isoform X3, with product MEVGSPPVPKDGGDDGGDDGVATSSPPPIGAPQPRPPPPLAEEDGEEEEEEDEGEEEAEGSGEDLPPRPYRCGECGKAFAQSSNLLKHRRVHTGERPYRCGECGKAFGWSSSLLEHRKGHAGAKPHACGECGKAFSRGSTLLEHQRTHTGEKPYRCGQCGARFSQSSTLVHHRRTHTGERPYGCPECGRAFGRKSTLATHRRTHTGERPYGCGECGRRFAVSSDLAKHRRARGGQRCRDCGRQFCRASALAAHREKDHGGGEGGGGGGGGEPRGGGERCGGGEPRGGGEPRGGGEPHGEPHGGGEPHGEPQGDGEPHSHGECRGGPHGHGEPHGHGGPHGHGEPHGDGEPHGHGERHGGPHGHGEPRGDGEPHGHGERHGGPHGHGEPRGHGGPHGHGEPHGDGEPHGHGERHGGPHGHGEPRGDGEPHGQCHGDGEPRGGGEPRGEPHGHGEPHGDGEPRGEPHGHGEPHGEPRGDDEPHSGGEGHGDGDHHGGGGCHGDGALRGGAKPPGDANTHGDTKTQGDTRPWGDAKPCGDAKPCGDAKPCGDTEPGDADPPGAAAERPHRCEECGQAFRHAATLLLHRQTHAGSFSCPLCPERFEGSAQLARHRRRRHGAAAKPYRCEACGKSYAQPAGLRHHQPEQPLGCPHCGASFFWSCRLARHLRACRPPAKPYKCPECGKAFGQSSKLLRHQVTHTGEKPYKCPECGKIFSQSSNLAEHRRTHGAARRHFCPLCGKGFALGSYLAKHRLTHTGERPYRCTECGKSFRQSSNLIQHQRTHTGERPYTCGLCGKSFCQNSHLAKHRRTHTGERPYRCGDCGKSFRQSANLLEHRHTHTGERPYRCGQCGKTFGWSSAFSKHQRTHLGSKPYRCTECGRTFGQSSNLLEHQRTHTGERPFSCPRCPKSFGRSSTLAEHLRTHTGEKPYACPTCSRTFSRSSTLTEHRRTHTGETPFSCPECGRTFGRTSNLVKHLRTHTGEKPYGCGRCGKAFSLSSNLVKHERTHTGEKPFSCPQCPKRFKKKTHLASHQRTHTGERPYRCGECGKAFGQSSTLIEHQRTHTGERPFRCGACGKSFCVSSNLVKHRRIHTGEKPYGCARCGKRFRYKPQFTRHLKGHPEEGEEPACGVP